The following coding sequences are from one Beggiatoa alba B18LD window:
- the ccmB gene encoding heme exporter protein CcmB, with product MSSELTVFRVLLKRDLMLAYRHRAELINPLLFFLIVVSLFPLGVSPDPKMLQQIAPGVIWVAALLAAMLSLDNLFRSDFDDGSLEQIALCAHPLPLLVLAKTLAHWLVTGLPLLLVSPLLGIFMFLPAEAISILLLTLLLGTPILSLVGGIGVALTVGLRRGGLLLSLLVLPLFIPVLIFAASAVNAASSGLPVAGQLYFLGALLSLALTLSPFATAAALRISLS from the coding sequence ATGTCTAGTGAACTAACTGTTTTTCGTGTGCTATTAAAACGTGATTTAATGCTGGCTTATCGGCATCGAGCGGAGTTAATTAACCCACTGTTATTTTTTCTTATCGTTGTCAGTCTATTTCCGCTAGGAGTCTCACCTGACCCGAAAATGTTGCAACAAATTGCACCTGGGGTAATTTGGGTTGCTGCATTACTGGCGGCAATGCTTTCTTTAGATAATTTATTTCGTTCAGATTTTGACGATGGCAGTTTAGAACAAATTGCCTTGTGTGCGCATCCCTTACCGTTGCTCGTTCTTGCGAAAACCTTAGCACATTGGCTAGTGACAGGATTGCCATTACTGTTAGTCTCGCCTTTACTGGGAATATTCATGTTTTTACCAGCAGAAGCGATAAGTATTTTATTATTAACGCTTTTACTCGGCACACCTATTTTAAGCCTTGTCGGGGGCATTGGGGTTGCGCTCACGGTAGGTTTACGGCGTGGCGGATTATTACTGTCATTACTGGTATTACCGTTATTTATTCCTGTACTCATTTTTGCGGCAAGTGCGGTGAATGCGGCTAGCAGTGGTTTACCCGTTGCGGGACAACTTTATTTTTTAGGCGCATTACTCTCATTAGCCCTAACCCTCTCACCATTTGCAACGGCTGCCGCTTTACGGATTAGTTTAAGTTAA
- a CDS encoding cation diffusion facilitator family transporter: MTINTPTDDPRYQAIRRVTWVGVGCNLCLTLLQLFIGWVGHSQALIADGLHTLSDLLSDFVVLVAAKYSGQAADEKHPYGHARFETLATVIIGMLLILVGIGIFADGLRRLLSPQLLLQPNTLTLGIALITILSKEGLYHYTVYIAKKVNSKMLLANAWHHRSDAISSVIVFIGILGSLFFHLNAADALAAIGVSIMIMHIGWLLGWGGIEELVDTGLEKSKLAQIKAMIKTVDGVRTLHELRTRQMGANALIDVHVLVNPMISVSEGHQIGEVVRQKLMDNIAEVTDVTVHIDAENDFVRHPDIHLPLRQEVIDRLQHCWQSIECSKAIQQMTLHYLSNRINVDVYLPFHVAKDIQDAQHLAQQFDDLAEAEPYIRKIRVYFH, translated from the coding sequence ATGACGATAAATACACCTACTGATGACCCACGTTATCAAGCAATTCGCCGTGTTACATGGGTTGGTGTTGGCTGTAATTTATGCTTAACCCTACTACAACTATTTATTGGTTGGGTGGGACATTCTCAAGCATTGATTGCAGATGGATTGCACACGCTTTCCGATTTACTCAGCGACTTTGTTGTCTTAGTTGCAGCGAAATACAGCGGACAAGCTGCGGATGAAAAACATCCTTATGGACATGCTCGTTTTGAAACATTAGCAACGGTTATCATTGGCATGTTATTAATCCTTGTAGGCATTGGCATTTTTGCAGATGGATTACGCCGTTTACTCAGCCCTCAATTATTATTGCAACCAAATACGCTGACATTAGGAATTGCACTCATCACGATTCTAAGCAAAGAAGGCTTGTATCACTACACTGTTTATATTGCAAAAAAAGTTAATTCTAAAATGTTACTGGCAAATGCTTGGCATCATCGGAGTGATGCAATTTCATCTGTTATTGTTTTCATTGGTATTTTAGGCAGTTTATTTTTTCACCTGAATGCAGCGGATGCACTGGCTGCAATTGGGGTAAGCATCATGATTATGCATATTGGTTGGTTATTGGGATGGGGAGGCATTGAAGAACTGGTCGATACGGGCTTAGAAAAAAGTAAATTAGCACAAATCAAGGCAATGATTAAAACTGTCGATGGTGTACGTACCCTGCATGAATTACGAACACGCCAAATGGGCGCAAATGCATTGATTGATGTCCATGTGCTTGTTAATCCAATGATTAGCGTGTCAGAAGGGCATCAAATTGGGGAAGTCGTGCGTCAAAAATTAATGGATAACATTGCTGAAGTTACGGATGTCACTGTACATATTGATGCAGAAAACGATTTTGTTCGCCATCCCGATATTCATTTACCCCTACGCCAAGAAGTTATTGACCGTTTACAACACTGTTGGCAATCGATTGAATGTTCTAAAGCCATCCAACAAATGACCTTGCATTATTTATCTAACCGCATAAACGTTGATGTATATTTGCCCTTTCATGTCGCAAAAGATATTCAAGACGCGCAACATTTAGCACAACAGTTCGACGACTTAGCTGAAGCTGAACCTTATATCCGCAAAATACGGGTTTATTTTCATTAA
- a CDS encoding sigma-54-dependent transcriptional regulator, with translation MNTTAHILVVDDEPDIRNLMKEILEDEGFLVSVAENADTARQLRREIQPDLILLDIWMPDTDGVSLLKEWHDSGLMDTPVIMMSGHGSVETAVEATRLGAYDYIEKPVSISKLLITMKRALEMAILRRENYGLRKHALTVSEPIGNSEIMSALREQVKRINQHDTAVLITGEPGSGRTLFARYIHQNSRRQSAPFVNVRVAGMHPENQALELFGNQNSSTPSRLEQANGGTLFIKDVVDLDVAVQARLLNCLESQFFFRNGGAEPVPIDVRVIAATDYDLDEAINNGHLREDLYYYLNIVPLRIPPLRDHYEDVPQLLDFYTNLFVNQENLPYRRFTVAAQNRLRHYNWPGNVRELKNLVQRLLILGNGMTIELNEVEPILSSHQRQNNNSSNNNQSMYDLPLREAREQFERAYLEHQLQEVGGNVSKVASRVGLERTHLYRKLRALDIDPKQTKK, from the coding sequence ATGAATACAACCGCACACATTCTTGTTGTTGACGACGAACCCGATATTCGCAACCTTATGAAAGAAATCCTTGAGGATGAAGGCTTTCTAGTGAGTGTTGCCGAAAATGCAGACACTGCCCGCCAACTACGGCGCGAAATTCAACCCGACTTAATCCTATTAGACATCTGGATGCCCGACACAGATGGCGTAAGCCTTCTCAAAGAATGGCATGACAGCGGACTGATGGACACCCCCGTCATCATGATGTCAGGACATGGCTCAGTAGAAACTGCCGTCGAAGCCACCCGACTCGGCGCATATGACTACATAGAAAAACCCGTTTCCATCTCTAAGCTCCTCATTACCATGAAACGCGCCTTAGAAATGGCAATTCTCCGCCGTGAAAACTACGGACTGCGTAAACACGCCCTCACCGTCTCAGAGCCAATCGGCAATAGCGAAATCATGAGCGCGTTACGAGAACAAGTAAAACGGATTAATCAACATGATACCGCCGTCCTTATCACAGGCGAACCAGGTAGCGGTCGCACCCTCTTTGCCCGCTATATTCACCAAAACAGCCGACGACAATCAGCCCCCTTTGTCAATGTTCGCGTTGCAGGAATGCACCCAGAAAACCAAGCCTTAGAACTATTCGGCAACCAAAACAGCAGCACCCCCTCCCGCCTAGAACAAGCCAACGGTGGTACACTCTTTATTAAAGATGTTGTCGACCTAGATGTTGCGGTACAAGCTCGCCTACTCAACTGCCTAGAAAGTCAATTCTTTTTCCGCAACGGTGGCGCAGAACCAGTACCAATTGATGTCCGTGTGATTGCCGCGACTGACTACGACCTTGACGAAGCCATCAACAACGGACACCTACGCGAAGACCTTTACTACTACCTAAATATCGTCCCTTTACGCATTCCGCCATTACGCGACCACTACGAAGATGTTCCCCAACTCCTAGATTTCTACACCAATCTATTTGTCAATCAAGAAAATCTACCCTATCGTCGCTTTACCGTCGCTGCCCAAAATCGCCTACGCCACTACAATTGGCCGGGTAACGTCCGCGAATTAAAAAACCTCGTGCAACGCCTGCTGATTCTTGGCAATGGCATGACTATCGAACTCAACGAAGTAGAACCTATTCTCAGCAGTCACCAACGTCAAAACAACAACAGCAGTAATAACAACCAATCCATGTACGACCTCCCCCTGCGTGAAGCGCGTGAACAATTCGAACGGGCTTACCTAGAACACCAACTCCAAGAAGTCGGTGGCAATGTCAGCAAAGTTGCTAGCCGCGTTGGACTAGAAAGAACCCACCTGTATCGTAAACTCCGCGCGCTAGACATAGACCCCAAACAAACTAAAAAATAA
- a CDS encoding sensor histidine kinase codes for MRFNAITLKTWINIGTAVILLSALLLSMLMTSDALQSSTRFDRLYTLLLVGNIIAIVALIALTLLNVGQLIRQVRKQRTGARLTVRLFILLVFLSVTPVSIVYYFALQFINQRLDSWFNVSIEQALSNSLNLSQAAIDARRREALRQTEAIAEALSLSDETQAIPLALDELRARSGASEIMLLTTNGRLIASNVADTGQLLPTQQPNDSLLLYLKQAQSYIGLEPTSSQGWTIRVIVKIMQGNEVLLLQTLFPVAQNIKELASTVQATYADYQERAYLHDPLKISFTLVLSLLLLITIFGAIWVSYFIARRFVTPLIDLAEGTQAVARGNYDKQLPVNQLNELGFLVQSFNDMTRRIALAQEAVKRSQETTDVQKIYLETVLGRLSSGVISLDNQLHLRTTNAAAEHILGIPLTELLGQSLWELQEANPPLQAIYILVQKYQNDKDVSDWREEMTFFGTGGRKILMCRGTRLKPAYENLPLEGGYVLLFDDITNLLQAQREAAWSEVARRLAHEIKNPLTPIQLSAERLRQKYLREDKPDKQLETLDRMTHTIIQQVEAMKEMVNAFSDYARTPQMKWQRINLNNLIQEVLDLYQSEKIHLTFLLDEDLPIIEADRGRLRQVLHNLIKNAIEASPVDAQVLVQTRYLSDPQLNCVELRIQDEGPGVPAQLLDQIFEPYVSTKPKGTGLGLAIVKKIIDEHNGMVWIENTQGACVIIRLPIINLSRSETTATSHVESL; via the coding sequence ATGCGATTTAACGCCATAACTTTAAAAACATGGATAAATATTGGAACTGCCGTTATTTTGTTATCTGCCTTGTTATTATCAATGCTGATGACCTCCGACGCGCTACAAAGTTCAACCCGCTTTGACCGTCTTTATACGTTATTATTAGTCGGTAATATTATTGCAATTGTTGCGCTGATTGCTTTAACTCTTTTAAATGTGGGGCAATTAATCCGTCAAGTTCGTAAGCAACGCACAGGCGCACGCCTAACTGTTCGTTTATTTATCTTATTGGTTTTTCTCTCAGTAACACCTGTTTCTATTGTTTACTACTTCGCTTTACAATTTATTAATCAACGTTTAGATAGCTGGTTTAATGTTAGTATTGAACAAGCACTGTCAAATTCATTAAATTTAAGCCAAGCCGCCATTGATGCCCGTCGTCGGGAAGCATTACGTCAAACAGAAGCCATTGCAGAAGCCCTCAGTTTATCCGATGAAACCCAAGCAATCCCACTCGCTTTAGATGAATTACGCGCCCGCAGTGGGGCTTCAGAAATTATGTTATTAACCACAAATGGGCGTTTAATCGCTTCTAATGTGGCTGATACAGGGCAATTATTGCCAACGCAACAACCCAATGACAGCTTATTACTCTATCTAAAACAAGCGCAAAGCTACATCGGTCTTGAACCAACCTCATCACAAGGTTGGACAATTCGAGTAATTGTAAAAATTATGCAAGGCAATGAAGTCTTGTTATTACAAACCTTATTCCCTGTTGCACAGAATATCAAAGAGTTAGCTAGCACCGTACAAGCGACTTATGCAGACTATCAAGAACGCGCCTATTTACACGACCCGTTAAAAATTAGCTTTACCCTTGTTTTATCCTTACTCCTCTTAATCACCATCTTTGGTGCAATTTGGGTGTCCTACTTTATTGCACGACGTTTTGTGACCCCCTTAATCGATTTAGCGGAAGGCACACAAGCGGTTGCACGGGGTAATTACGATAAACAACTGCCCGTTAATCAACTCAACGAATTAGGATTTCTGGTGCAATCCTTTAACGATATGACACGACGCATTGCCTTAGCACAAGAGGCAGTAAAACGGAGTCAAGAAACCACCGATGTACAAAAAATTTACTTAGAAACCGTACTCGGGCGATTATCATCTGGCGTTATATCCCTAGACAATCAATTACATTTGCGAACAACAAACGCGGCAGCTGAACATATTCTTGGTATTCCACTGACTGAATTATTAGGGCAATCTTTATGGGAACTCCAAGAAGCTAACCCACCGCTACAAGCAATCTACATCTTAGTTCAAAAATATCAGAATGATAAAGATGTCTCTGATTGGCGTGAAGAAATGACTTTTTTCGGAACGGGCGGGCGTAAAATTCTCATGTGCCGTGGTACACGCTTAAAACCAGCCTACGAAAATCTGCCCTTAGAAGGAGGTTATGTTCTACTCTTTGACGATATTACTAATTTACTTCAAGCTCAACGCGAAGCGGCTTGGAGCGAAGTTGCACGTCGTCTAGCCCATGAAATTAAAAACCCATTAACCCCCATTCAACTCTCCGCAGAACGATTACGACAAAAATATCTACGCGAAGATAAACCTGATAAACAACTAGAAACCTTAGACCGCATGACCCACACTATCATCCAGCAAGTCGAAGCGATGAAAGAAATGGTTAATGCATTTTCAGACTATGCCCGCACGCCACAAATGAAATGGCAACGGATTAACTTAAATAATCTGATACAAGAAGTCTTAGACCTTTACCAAAGTGAAAAAATCCATTTAACCTTTTTATTAGATGAAGACCTACCCATTATTGAAGCAGATAGAGGACGACTACGACAGGTTTTACACAACCTGATAAAAAACGCCATTGAAGCCAGTCCTGTAGATGCACAAGTGTTAGTACAAACCCGTTACTTATCAGACCCACAGCTAAACTGTGTAGAATTACGCATACAAGATGAAGGGCCTGGTGTACCCGCACAACTATTAGACCAAATATTTGAACCTTATGTCAGCACTAAGCCCAAAGGAACAGGCTTAGGACTCGCGATTGTGAAAAAAATCATTGATGAACATAACGGCATGGTTTGGATTGAAAACACACAAGGGGCTTGTGTCATCATACGCCTCCCGATTATAAATCTCAGCCGTTCAGAAACAACTGCTACATCCCACGTAGAATCCTTATGA
- a CDS encoding DUF4390 domain-containing protein, whose product MPALLNKIFQLCVPKCSIWGLSKSYYLAFIRQMLWLLSAACVLFSVSAHAEFFIKHANTFLKNDVYHLNAQLNNKLTPEVIEALNSGVAITLELAIDVRRVRSFWWDNQIASLRQRYQLRYYPLNQQYVVLYLNTGIQETFLTLNAALSSLGNLKDFPLLDKTLIQEENHYQVYLQLRLDIEALPAPLRPIAYFSSGWLLDSEWFICDLTP is encoded by the coding sequence ATGCCTGCCTTGTTAAACAAGATATTTCAGTTATGCGTACCTAAATGTAGCATTTGGGGATTATCTAAATCCTATTATCTTGCTTTTATACGACAAATGTTATGGTTATTAAGTGCCGCTTGCGTACTATTCAGCGTTTCAGCACATGCAGAATTTTTCATTAAGCACGCAAATACTTTTTTAAAAAATGACGTTTATCATCTAAATGCACAATTAAATAATAAATTAACGCCAGAAGTGATTGAAGCGTTAAATAGTGGCGTAGCGATTACGTTAGAATTAGCGATAGATGTGCGACGGGTGCGCTCTTTTTGGTGGGACAATCAAATTGCAAGTTTACGTCAACGTTACCAACTGCGTTACTATCCACTGAATCAGCAGTATGTTGTGTTGTATTTAAATACAGGCATTCAAGAAACTTTTTTAACCTTAAATGCAGCGTTAAGCTCATTAGGAAATTTAAAAGATTTTCCCTTGTTAGATAAAACCCTGATACAAGAAGAAAACCATTATCAAGTTTATTTACAACTTCGCTTAGACATTGAAGCCTTACCCGCCCCTTTACGTCCGATTGCCTATTTTTCTTCGGGATGGCTACTTGATAGTGAGTGGTTTATATGCGATTTAACGCCATAA
- the rsmB gene encoding 16S rRNA (cytosine(967)-C(5))-methyltransferase RsmB — MSKSKPVQARQVALTVLLAVIHQRHSLSESLDKHLPHLMDGRERGLAQAICYGVMRYLPQLQCILQQLLSKGLKEKDIDIEIILFIGLYQLLFMRVPAHAATTASVELTRFVHKAWATGLVNAVLRACLRQQTALLEIVEQAPVSRFAHPAWWLEKFQQDWADNWQAIAQANNQHPPLTLRVNERKTQRADYLALLQTHGIQATPVPFTQTGIFLENALDVQQLPYFQQGWISVQDGAAQLAAPLLDVQTGMRVLDACAAPGGKTAHLLECSNPCELVAIDNQMARVDTMRQGLQRLELVATVLCADAGEPATWWDGQLFDRILLDVPCSASGVIRRHPDIKHLRQANDISALLAQQARLLTVIWSLLKPNGKLLYATCSVFSQENHLQLQHFLQSHPDALAVPLKAEWGHALPVGRQILSGEFNFDGFYYACLVKQDISVMRT; from the coding sequence ATGTCTAAATCTAAACCTGTACAGGCTCGTCAAGTTGCATTAACAGTTTTACTTGCTGTTATTCATCAACGTCATTCACTTTCTGAGAGTTTAGATAAGCACTTGCCCCATCTTATGGATGGACGCGAACGTGGATTAGCACAAGCGATTTGCTATGGGGTCATGCGTTATTTACCACAGTTACAATGTATTTTGCAGCAATTATTAAGCAAAGGCTTAAAAGAAAAAGATATTGATATAGAAATTATTTTATTCATTGGTTTATATCAATTATTGTTCATGCGTGTTCCTGCTCACGCGGCAACAACAGCAAGTGTTGAGTTAACCCGTTTTGTCCATAAAGCATGGGCAACAGGGCTAGTTAATGCGGTATTACGGGCTTGTTTGCGCCAACAAACGGCATTATTAGAAATTGTAGAACAAGCACCTGTGAGTCGTTTTGCACATCCTGCATGGTGGTTAGAGAAATTTCAGCAAGACTGGGCAGACAATTGGCAAGCCATCGCACAGGCAAATAATCAACATCCACCACTCACTTTACGGGTTAACGAACGTAAAACCCAGCGTGCTGATTATTTAGCGTTATTACAAACACACGGTATTCAAGCAACCCCCGTTCCCTTCACACAAACAGGCATTTTTTTAGAAAATGCGCTGGATGTACAGCAACTGCCTTATTTTCAGCAAGGATGGATTTCGGTACAAGATGGAGCGGCACAATTAGCAGCCCCCTTACTCGATGTACAGACAGGGATGCGAGTTTTAGACGCATGTGCAGCACCGGGTGGAAAAACGGCACATTTGTTGGAGTGTAGCAACCCGTGTGAGTTGGTTGCTATCGATAATCAAATGGCGCGTGTTGACACAATGCGTCAAGGGTTACAGCGTTTAGAGTTAGTCGCAACAGTGCTATGTGCTGATGCGGGTGAGCCTGCGACATGGTGGGATGGGCAATTATTTGACCGTATATTGCTTGATGTTCCTTGTTCTGCCAGTGGGGTGATTCGTCGCCATCCAGATATTAAACATTTACGTCAGGCTAACGACATTTCGGCATTACTGGCACAACAGGCGCGTTTATTAACGGTTATTTGGTCTTTATTAAAACCAAATGGGAAATTATTGTATGCAACTTGTTCAGTTTTTTCTCAGGAAAATCATTTACAATTGCAACATTTTTTGCAGTCTCATCCTGACGCACTTGCCGTTCCGCTAAAGGCTGAATGGGGACATGCTTTGCCTGTGGGTCGACAGATTTTATCGGGCGAATTTAATTTTGATGGTTTTTATTATGCCTGCCTTGTTAAACAAGATATTTCAGTTATGCGTACCTAA
- a CDS encoding UDP-N-acetylmuramoyl-tripeptide--D-alanyl-D-alanine ligase: MIQLSSEEIARVLQGQLIGANVTITGCYTDTRNPLTGGLYLALKGQQFDGHDFLPQIQSQGGVAALVEQVNTGIDLPQIRVTHTWQAAGQLARYWREQFNQPVIAITGSNGKTTVKEMTRQILARRGNVLATQGNLNNEIGLPLTLFTLNDKHDFIVLEMGASKRGDIAYLCELAKPTIAAVTLCAPAHLDGFKSVEGVARTKGEIFEHLPNNGIAIINHDDFYSGLWQELAGQRKIITFGLQKSATITAQELTLAVDHAQFTLITPLGDVPIFLPLAGQHNVMNALAASACALASGCALSHIQQGLNNMSAVKGRLQRYQGQKGCTVIDDTYNANPQSFKAALAVLSQYAQPRWLVMGDMKELGTQSATFHQQLGELAKELGIERLWAVGDMSRFAVQAFGQGASHWDNQTAMIQALSTEVSANITLLIKGSRSMQMEKVVQALTQGE, from the coding sequence ATGATTCAGTTATCATCAGAAGAAATCGCCCGCGTTCTCCAAGGACAACTTATCGGTGCGAATGTCACAATTACAGGATGTTATACCGATACCCGTAACCCTTTAACAGGAGGGCTTTATCTCGCTTTAAAGGGACAACAATTTGATGGACATGATTTTTTACCACAAATTCAGTCGCAAGGCGGAGTTGCTGCATTAGTAGAACAAGTCAATACGGGCATAGATTTACCCCAAATTCGTGTGACTCATACATGGCAAGCAGCAGGGCAACTTGCACGTTATTGGCGAGAACAGTTTAATCAACCTGTCATCGCAATAACTGGCAGTAACGGCAAAACCACCGTTAAAGAAATGACCCGCCAAATTTTGGCGCGACGGGGAAACGTATTAGCAACACAAGGGAATCTAAACAATGAAATTGGATTACCGCTTACCCTATTTACCTTAAACGATAAACACGATTTTATCGTGTTAGAAATGGGTGCGAGTAAACGCGGCGATATCGCCTATTTATGTGAATTAGCAAAACCCACGATTGCCGCTGTTACCCTCTGTGCACCTGCCCATTTAGATGGCTTTAAAAGTGTAGAAGGGGTTGCACGGACAAAAGGCGAAATTTTCGAACACCTGCCCAATAACGGCATAGCCATTATTAACCACGACGATTTTTATAGCGGTTTATGGCAAGAACTGGCAGGTCAGCGTAAAATAATCACCTTCGGTTTACAAAAATCTGCAACTATTACCGCTCAAGAACTCACACTCGCGGTTGACCATGCTCAATTTACCCTCATTACCCCACTCGGTGACGTTCCCATTTTTCTACCCCTTGCAGGACAACACAATGTCATGAATGCACTTGCCGCCAGTGCCTGTGCTTTAGCAAGTGGTTGTGCACTATCACATATCCAACAAGGCTTAAATAATATGTCCGCTGTCAAAGGGCGTTTACAACGCTATCAAGGGCAGAAAGGATGCACAGTGATTGATGACACGTATAATGCAAACCCACAATCTTTTAAGGCAGCATTAGCCGTATTAAGTCAATACGCTCAACCTCGTTGGCTAGTCATGGGTGACATGAAAGAATTAGGGACACAAAGCGCGACTTTTCACCAACAACTGGGGGAATTAGCAAAAGAATTAGGCATAGAACGCTTATGGGCGGTAGGAGACATGAGCCGTTTTGCCGTTCAAGCATTTGGGCAAGGCGCGAGTCACTGGGATAATCAGACCGCAATGATTCAGGCATTGTCAACCGAAGTTAGCGCGAATATAACCTTATTAATCAAGGGTTCACGCAGTATGCAAATGGAAAAAGTTGTCCAAGCACTCACACAAGGAGAATAA